In Sesamum indicum cultivar Zhongzhi No. 13 linkage group LG8, S_indicum_v1.0, whole genome shotgun sequence, the sequence CCCTATAGAAGTGatgatttgtttgatttgtaataagtcaataataaatcaatcatgggtaaatatagattttcattcaacttttttgtcaatataaacaaattcgataaaattttaactaacaaatggatttatttattagacaaaaataaatgtatatgtaattgttCAAACCACGTGTGTCtacttgtaattacataaaatttcaggagaggacagtgtaattatctcaaaaaatatgatcCTTATTACTTTCTCAGGGAATCGTGTACTACTTTACTTAAAAATGTATGggttgtattttcttttaaacaatattttagggtaaattacaggcactttatatgaaatttggcataattttgaatacctttttattatctagaaaataaaaaatatctctatcaaataaaaaataattatatagctcCTAAATagtaagataaaaattactattttatccttattgattattttttaaatatatattttgaaaaatataaaaaaaatctgaggtgaataaaataaataatccacaaaacattccataattttttttaaaaaaatataaaataataattttataatctaaattgaCATTTTAACTAAttcatcataaaatataattttttaagtaataaaaaaatatttataattatatcaaattttaaaaaaaattgatcataatttatccaaatatttattaggtACAATTACACCCCCTCCCCTgagatttgatttgattacaCTTAGATCCCATGTGGTTAAGAAAATTGCATCTAGCACCTatgaggtttgcttctatttaacaaatatgtCCACCCGTTGgtcaaaattcaatgaatttactgatatgaacaaaaaattgaagaaattaatatttacacttgattgacttattactcaCTTATAGCAgctcaaacaatttttttctaactaaactacCCATATAACGGTCAAGATATACCTAATCGCATGCTTTAACACGTGAATACGTATGAGGATCATTTGGTCatcaaaagatttattttatctgtaataaatcaataataagtcaaccAGGGAtagatatagattttttttcaattttttttattaatataagaaagttatgtgaattttgactaacgaaaagACTTATtattagacagaagcaaacatTAGGgatgttagatgtaatttttcaaattatattaatttatgtataattataccaaatttaaaaaatgtggagcgtaattatctctatttattattatttttataaggagATTTGTTGCATTCAGTCCGAAATAATAATCTCAAACTTATACTCGGGTGGGTGTGATTGCGTAAGTGCCTTTCCTTCATATGTATGCTCTCACGCGCAAACTAATACGAGTAGAAATAATCCTTCTTTAACCCTATGATTATCACAAATACCCCTTTAAATCCGCGTACTGCGCAAGCTGCTCTGCAAGAACAAATCCGATGCATGGCAAGAGAAGGGGGTAATtggaaattcaaatttcatgtaAGGGCATTCTTGTCAATTCTAGAAAATGACCAAGAACACAACTGTCAACTCGCTGTACAGTGGGCTCTTTAAATTCTAAAGAATTTTGAGCTCCAAAGATTTCCTTCCATGTAATGACatgtaataaaaaacaagaaaagaaaaaggcccTGTTTTTGCCATTGCCACATTCTCCACTTCTTACAAAGTTAcacctctatttttttacaCGGTTTTGCCACCCCAAGTATTTGCCTGCAATTTGCAAACTAGACTTTCTCGACTCTTCTGAAAGCTGACtccattttcagaaaattcccTCTGCTATTACTCGATCAGAGGTGAGACCAAcgttcaagaaaacaaaatggtGTCTTTTTCGGAAATCAAAGCAGGAGCCCATCTCAATGGAGTCGCCATTTTTGTTGGGATTTTGGTTTTTTGTCTTAGCTTCACGACCACTGGTGTGTTTTTCGGtgttttcttgcaattttGTTGCACTCCTGTTTCTTGTCTGATGATTTTTTGCTGGTTTCTGTTGGTTCGAGCCTGAATGCTTCTTTGGTTGGTTGTGTAAAAGAGTGAtcttttttgaagttttgtttgtttgtttgtttgtttgtttgttgttgttgttgttgttgtgtGAATGGTGATTCTTGATTATGCGGTTATGTTATTTAGTGCCTAAGGGAATGGCATGAGATTGTTGCCTCTAGGAGGAAGATGGAGCTGCTGTGAGTCTGTTCCATTGATGTTTGTCAAATCGTTTTACGATTTTCTATGTTGATTTTGCGTTGACTGTAGCTGAAGTGTGTCCTGATTGCGTTTGCTAAGATGTGATCTTTAATGTAGTTTCTTTGTGGTTTCACTGATCTTTGATATATTGTGTTCATGAAACTATATGTGTGTTATCAGTTGAGGAAGTATTATCAGAGGGGTCCCTTCTAAAAGGAAATGATGAGTTATTCCTCTGTCTGATTTTCTATGAATTCCCTATGAGGGTATGTTTCGCTTAATGAGTGTTTTTCTCTGTTCCAGTTAAGAATTTATGAGCTAATTTCAATTTCCTGCTGCTTCCTCTGCTTCAGCCAATGAAATGGAATTTTTTGcttgaaataataagtacaTTTGAATTATGGGCTTAAAGAATCTTAGAGAGTTCTCTGATTATCTGGAGAagttgttgaaaaatttttgtcttttctcaTTTCCACGTTTATTTGCGCATATACCAGAAATCGATTGTCATTCTAATGTTTTAAAAGCAGCATGTTATGTGGTCcgaaaatattatagttagCCTTAAAAGATAGcatattcattaattagaatttgagTTGAAACACTAGTTTCAGATTATGAAAACCAAGTTATATATTTGCCATTTGACTTGCAACCTAGCTATCATGTTTGTATTTAGACTCTCATATTTTGGACCCTGATTTTCTCCTGATGCATCTGCAGATGCTTATGATGCCCTTGATCCTAACGGGAATATAACTGTGAAATGGGATGTTATGAGCTGGACTCCGGATGGATATGTCGTAagtatatatttggattacaAATATGAGCTTTTTTGCTCCAAAGATCGACTGTTTGGAAAAGAAATACAACTCTTGGaccacaaatttaaattaatatgaagaATAGGGCCTATTACACACTAATAAACAAAGATGTTTCTTTTGTCAACCTTAATGCATCTGGATTAATCTtagtaaaagaaatatagCAGAAGTATCCGGAATTTCATGAATTACACCAGAAAAAGCAGAAGGTTGCGAGaagtttttatttcatttgaattttagtgTCTTCCATTggcattttgttttctttgtggCTCCTCTGTTGACCTCATCCTAACGATTTTTAATTGCAACAATTGTTCCACTAATTCAACCAGGATAACTCATAGATCCATTGGCATGTAAACATTCTCCTATTTATTATGTGCTCTAGCTGCTTTGTGATATCAGTCAATGTGTGATCCTGGAGCTGTTTACTGACGTCTTGTCGTAAGATTGTTACTGAACTCGTTTTCTAAACCTGGCAGGCTGTTGTTACAATCTTTAACTTTCAGAAATATCGCCACATTGAATCACCAGGGTGGAAATTGGGGTGGACATGGGCCAAAAAAGAAGTGATTTGGAGCATGCTGGGAGGTCAAGCTACAGAACAGGGAGATTGTTCAAGATTCAAAGGAAACATTCCCCATTGCTGCAAAAAGAATCCCACAATTGTGGATTTGTTGCCAGGAACCCCTTATAACCAGCAGATTGCAAATTGTTGCAAAGGTGGAGTTATAAGTTCTTGGGTCCAAGATCCGGCAAATGCAGCAAGCTCGTTCCAATTAAGTGTTGGTCAAGCTGGGACCAGCAATAAGACCGTTAGATTACCAAAGAACTTCACCCTACTGGGACCAGGGCCTGGATATACATGTGGACCTGCTAAAATAGTAAAGCCAAGCAAATTTACAACCCCAGATAAAAGGAGAGTTACACAAGCTCTAAGTAAGTTGTTACCTCATGTATTTGTCTTGTGTACAAAGCTTGATCCTGAAACCCAACTATTAGGCTGGTTTTTAGGTTGCCTAACATTAAACTCATTCGCAGTGACATGGAATGTGACTTGCTCGTATTCACAATTCCTCGCTCAAAAGACACCAACCTGCTGTGTCTCACTCTCTGCCTTCTACAATGACACAATTGTGGGATGTCCAACTTGTTCTTGTGGCTGTAAGAATATAACTCAGCCAGGAACTTGCGTAGAGTAAGGACTCacttatatgttttttataaCATATCGTTTTGGtttgtcatatttttaatGTGACTTATTGTTTCCAATGTCTGATCTTACAGCCCTGATTCTCCGCACATAGCTTCTGTTGTTTCAAACTCCGACAAGAACAACTTAGCTCCTCTTGTCCAGTGTACCAGCCATATGTGCCCTGTCCGAATCCATTGGCATGTCAAACTTAACTACAAAGAATACTGGCGTGTGAAGATAGCAATcacaaatttcaattatagaATGAACTACACACAATGGAACCTTGTCGCCCAACATCCCAACTTCGACAATCTCACTCAGATATTCAGTTTCAACTACGAGCCATTGACGCCGTATGGTTCCATAAGTAAGTGATCTATCCTCTTGCACGTGTGCGAGAAGAACATTTTATACGCATACACTTTTCTTGTAATTACATGGTACATTCCTTGAGATTTGagaatattttcaagaaacccCTAAATTTTGGAAGTTTATATTACACAGAGGAGTCATGCTTTACGTTATAGATTCCTCTTCAAAACAAGATAATGaagaattgcaatttacaCATAACTACAGGGTGTGATTTTTCGGTGTAATATGACCAAACATCAAGAGGCATCAATGTGAATAACGCTTTACTTCTCCGAGAAAGTTTTCTTTGTATTAATTTGATGTTGTGCAGATGACACGGCCATGTTATGGGGGGTAAAATTTTACAACGACCTGCTCATGCAAGCTGGCCCGTATGGAAATGTGCAATCGGAGCTGTTATTCAAGAAGGACAAAACAACTTTCACATTCGACAAGGGTTGGGCTTTCCCAAGAAGAATATACTTCAACGGGGAAAATTGTGTAATGCCACCACCGGATTCTTACCCATACCTGCCAAATTACGGTGTTCGTCTACCTATCTCTATGCTTCATCTAATAGTAACTATTATGGCATCTTCGGTTGTCTTACTATCGTATCTCTGGTAAGCTCAAACAATGGaatatgaagaagaaaattggatTGCCTGATTCATAGGAGAAAACAATTCCTTGATGTTCAAATGGTCACAATCCTTGTGCCTGGCAGTTCGGGAGCTCATACTCATGGTGGAATATTTTCAGTACAGTGAACTGAATAATATGCAGTCGACTCTCATTTGTTCTGTTACCGTTGTGCTGTATTTTGCTGTTAACTTGATTGTATATGTACAAAATAACCCCCCAGGAAAAGTATATTAGAGGAACTCGAAGGCCAAATTCATTGTAAAGTTCTTATCTATTTTGCAGAATTTAAGTTGTGAAATCTTTTTCCAGTCTCATGTTCTTTTCAAGTCAGTACTGTTCAAAATGCAGGTATGTTAGCATACggatgaaaatttgaaaatcgGTAGCAGTTATCtgtcaaaaatcaagaattccAGGAAAGATCTCAAAAGTGGTAATTACACAAAGACAAAGACCAAAACCATAAAACCtgcaattcttgaaaatgagaTGAGGTTTTTGTG encodes:
- the LOC105168879 gene encoding protein COBRA isoform X2, producing the protein MESPFLLGFWFFVLASRPLAVVTIFNFQKYRHIESPGWKLGWTWAKKEVIWSMLGGQATEQGDCSRFKGNIPHCCKKNPTIVDLLPGTPYNQQIANCCKGGVISSWVQDPANAASSFQLSVGQAGTSNKTVRLPKNFTLLGPGPGYTCGPAKIVKPSKFTTPDKRRVTQALMTWNVTCSYSQFLAQKTPTCCVSLSAFYNDTIVGCPTCSCGCKNITQPGTCVDPDSPHIASVVSNSDKNNLAPLVQCTSHMCPVRIHWHVKLNYKEYWRVKIAITNFNYRMNYTQWNLVAQHPNFDNLTQIFSFNYEPLTPYGSINDTAMLWGVKFYNDLLMQAGPYGNVQSELLFKKDKTTFTFDKGWAFPRRIYFNGENCVMPPPDSYPYLPNYGVRLPISMLHLIVTIMASSVVLLSYLW
- the LOC105168879 gene encoding protein COBRA isoform X1; amino-acid sequence: MVSFSEIKAGAHLNGVAIFVGILVFCLSFTTTDAYDALDPNGNITVKWDVMSWTPDGYVAVVTIFNFQKYRHIESPGWKLGWTWAKKEVIWSMLGGQATEQGDCSRFKGNIPHCCKKNPTIVDLLPGTPYNQQIANCCKGGVISSWVQDPANAASSFQLSVGQAGTSNKTVRLPKNFTLLGPGPGYTCGPAKIVKPSKFTTPDKRRVTQALMTWNVTCSYSQFLAQKTPTCCVSLSAFYNDTIVGCPTCSCGCKNITQPGTCVDPDSPHIASVVSNSDKNNLAPLVQCTSHMCPVRIHWHVKLNYKEYWRVKIAITNFNYRMNYTQWNLVAQHPNFDNLTQIFSFNYEPLTPYGSINDTAMLWGVKFYNDLLMQAGPYGNVQSELLFKKDKTTFTFDKGWAFPRRIYFNGENCVMPPPDSYPYLPNYGVRLPISMLHLIVTIMASSVVLLSYLW
- the LOC105168879 gene encoding protein COBRA isoform X3, yielding MSWTPDGYVAVVTIFNFQKYRHIESPGWKLGWTWAKKEVIWSMLGGQATEQGDCSRFKGNIPHCCKKNPTIVDLLPGTPYNQQIANCCKGGVISSWVQDPANAASSFQLSVGQAGTSNKTVRLPKNFTLLGPGPGYTCGPAKIVKPSKFTTPDKRRVTQALMTWNVTCSYSQFLAQKTPTCCVSLSAFYNDTIVGCPTCSCGCKNITQPGTCVDPDSPHIASVVSNSDKNNLAPLVQCTSHMCPVRIHWHVKLNYKEYWRVKIAITNFNYRMNYTQWNLVAQHPNFDNLTQIFSFNYEPLTPYGSINDTAMLWGVKFYNDLLMQAGPYGNVQSELLFKKDKTTFTFDKGWAFPRRIYFNGENCVMPPPDSYPYLPNYGVRLPISMLHLIVTIMASSVVLLSYLW